In Melanotaenia boesemani isolate fMelBoe1 chromosome 18, fMelBoe1.pri, whole genome shotgun sequence, the sequence TACATCTGCACTTTCAACAAGTAATACCTTCTGTTAACAAAATGCCTTctgtcaacaaaacaaaatgatctcCGGTGGCAGATAAGTTATTAACAATTACATTTTCTATTAACAATTTCTCCCCCTACCTCCATGATTCAGGTCCCAAACCAGGCACAGGTGAGCGTACCCATTAATGAAGATAACACACCCACAATCACCGGTGATGTCACCATGCTGTGCGCACATACATtatacaggaaaataaaaaataaataacatatggCTCCTACAAGCAGGAATGATTTTAAGTGgtgaaataaaactgattttaatttgaTCATCAGCCtcattgtttgtattttttttctgcattatgGATGACTGATGGCTGAATAAACCTAAACCAGAAATATGTGGTTTTAATACAGGTTTAGATGCCATTACATCATTGTGAATTAATATGAAAGCAGTACTTTTCTGCTGTGATAAACAGAGCTGGAGTTTAATTATTATCAGGCTCTGGTTTAGAATTGTGTTTATAGTGGAATTCAGGTATTTAATCGTTTGGCTTGGATACAGTAAGAAAAATGGCCTCAGAAGTCAACAATGTTTGCTTTGACCGACAACCCAAACCTATAACAcgatataataatataaaataaacaggaaaggGAAAGAAGCAAATTTCCTCGTTTCAGATAACTTCAACTGTAAAATAAGctacttttacagaaaaataggCTTATAAGAATATCAAAGTTATTTGGCTTCAAATGTCAGACTAGAAGTTTAACACCTTTGACGGCACTCCAGGGACTCAAACCTGGGTTTTTGAGACCCAAGCCTACCATCTGTAACCACTGGaccactgtgtgtgttttttttgtaagttaGGGATTAAGTGTTACTGAAGATTATGAAAACAATCCTGATAACAGAAttacaatattaaaatataaagaatgttCCAGAAACGCTCTCAGCTTCTGTAAGATCATGTAGTAAAGTAAAAGTAGTTATAATTTTGTTACCTACATAAATGGAATAGAATACATAGGCTCTACTGATGAGATACTTAAGAAAAGTACCTCAACTTTGTACTTAAGTACAGCTTAAAGATTTGAttctttactgtatttattcctTGGATTAACTTGATTTAATTAGAACTTAAGtaggaaaacacacaaaccaaatGTGACTTCAACatagttttgtgtttgtgtcaaaTTATGAAAGAAGcagctttgttttgttcagGATTATAGGTGGTTGATCAGAGTTGAGTCAGTGGTTATGCGTGAACCCTGTCTTCCTTTCAGTCATCAACCACAGTGCGGTTGTGCATGATAAGTATTTCTAAGGCTCCAGTAGACACACAGGCATAATTATTTACAAGGCTTAATCTCTTACTGAGAATGTGGTTCACAAACTCACAGTGGAGAACTATCAGAGGGTTTGTTTTAACTTGTAAGACATCTCCTTCATTACCTCCACCTTATTGCTCAGACCCTGAAATCTCACATTTTCCTTGCTGCTTCTGGTAATCGGTATATGTGGAAATATCACTAAACAGACAAGGACTTTGTCTGATTGCATCTTTGAAGAGTAACTTCCTCCTTTGACCAAAATAAAACCTGCATTCTTAATTAAGTTGCAACTCATGCTGTTTGTTTCACAGTTagttctgcttttcttttgttcccCTCGCTGGTATGGAACTACCATTGTTCTTCTCATGGCCACGTATCATGTAAGAGAttcatttgaagaaaaaaaattaagtgtcTATATACTCATCCTATGATATGATTCAGTTTATTGCATAATGTAGTGCAGAATATAGAAATCTGGAGGATGCGAGGATGTTTGCattcatatgtttttattaaatttttagttatttaataaTCTGGTAAATTACCTGCCCAACACATTTCTTCATGACATTACACCTGCTTTGCACCTTATCCATGCCCAAAATAACCAGTGGGGATGACACAATAAATGACACCAGTctacataaaaatgttatttaatttgaCGTATTCAGTGAATAAACTACATCAGCACTGGAACATCACACCGTCACACATACTTCTTTCTTATAGACTAAATGTGCTGGTTTTAGGTACACTGTGAAAACAATACagctaaacaaaagaaatcagtAGGTGTTTTAGCAGCGATATTAACTGAATTTGTATGACAGCGCTTGTCTGAAAGGTCCCCAGTTTGTTGAGGGCTGCAGCTTTATAACAGTTTATATGGCAGTTCCCTGAGCAAACTGCTGCAAAATGGAGACACGTGTCCATAACAGGTAAAAAATGCTACACATCATTCAACACAGttgaaataacttaaataaatgaTGATATTGTTCAGATTTAGACAGAAAATATGCATTAATGTTGCAATATATGTTGAAAATGATTGTAATATCAATGTTGCTATGACATTTTAATATGAAATTGAACAAGCGTGTGCATTAACAAGGTTACATTTCACTCTGAGGGAGTTAGATCTTTGTACATGTACAACTAATTAGGAGTATAATTATTAGTTTGATAAGGAGACAAATTACCCATTCAATATTTGTCTATATCACAAATTCTGTCACTATACAATTTAGATTTGATTCAGTTCAGAAGCCAGCGATTGTAATGAGACAATATCACATGTTAATTTAACACCATTACTTCCGTTCatatcaaataaacaaacatacttggaaaatgtgtgtttttgtaagaaaaaaGCTGAGCTCACTCTTGCAGCCCTGAGTGTGGCGCCCCTAGTGAGAATTAGCATGTTGCATTCCCATTACCCCTCTAGTAAATTAGTAGAAGGAATCGTTTTCACACAAATAACTCATAACTCTGTGCAACTCAGAACAAAAAAGTTCAAGTAACAATGACAGCAGTGACAAAAATCACAGCATGCAAAACTGTCAAGGTTGTAAAGTTTAAAACAGCTTTTGAGAAGCAGGATGGAGAATTTTTACAACTGCAGCTAAccatgtttaattaatttagttagtctgataaataaaacctcagttttatttgtttaagtaCAGCTGAAAACTGCTAGCATCACTAATAAAGTATAACGTCTCTTACAAAATATGTGCACTCAGTAGTTTTGCATAGTGCTCTGGGTGATATCTTTTAAGGTAAACGTGCATTTTTCCTTCAACTTGTTCATCTCCAGTGAGAcctaagaagaagaagaaaaacatgttattgtAAAATCCCACCACGATTTATACTGGTAAGAATAACGGGCAGTTTGAAAGCTTTGTGCTCACCCAGCTTTTGAGCAGCATTTCTGATCTTCTCCTGTGCAGACTGAACATCTCCTCCCTCGGGTATGAGGACCTCTATTTCCCCCACGTTATAGCCAAAGTCAGCTTGGTCCAGATCGATCTGCAATCCCTCTTCCCCTAAAGTGAAAGACTGCCGCACCGTTGTATACTCTGCAAAGCAAACCAGATTCAGTTTCCGCAGCCAGGAATCATCATCCAGTGAGGGGCCTGACTCTCCGTCCTTGCAGCCCTCTTTTATGACCTCTTTGACTTTCATGTAAATTTCAGGCAGATTTGTTATCTCCTTGTAGCGTGTGCATAGAGACTGTTCTCCACTCGGCTCTTCTGTCCCCGTGACCATCTCTGCTGGGCACTTGAGCTCCCAGCATTCTTTTCGTTTACGCAGCCACAAGTCTCTCAAAGTCAGCTCAAACTCAGGAGTGTCAAAATACTGGTCAAGAAACTGCCGCTGCCCCACACAAACTGCAGAAGGAATCACATTTAggaaaaaatgataaacaaattTATTCATTAGATAGCAGCATGGCATCATTAAACTTCATTATCAACAAAGAACAGATGGCTGTTGTTACACAGCTGCTAGTGTCATTTAATGTTCGAAAAAGCCTTTTAGTGACTGTGTGAAAGTTATTGCTGATCACAGATAAAGATTTCTTAGTGTTCAAGTGTAAATGTGTGCTAGACAAATTCTAAACTTACCCCCAATCTCCTCCAGTGTTTTCAAGGTGTCACCACTGCATGTAAACTTTCTTTCCACTTCCACAATCATCTGAAATGACACACCTCTATTAAGAAAGTTGTTGACTAAATGGTTTGATTGCAAACACCACCGAGTCTACTGTTAACTTATGGCAAGATGGATAAGTAAATATCAATTTTATATCTGTtgtatttgattaattttatgtACCCCACCTCTTGCCTTACGGGAGCTGGGATAGCCCCCACCCCTGCCAattgaaataaaaccaaaaccagGGCTGTATCTTGCCCATTCACAGCCCAACCGGGctgactacacacacacacacacacagagagagagagagagagagagagagagagaaaacaaacataaatttaGCAGCCAGGACTTGACCAGAGTTGACTTATTCAAAAGAAAACCAACGTGAGAACTTAGTCAAGGGTGCcaacatttactcatttaccTTCAATTCGCCTAATTCACCTGGTTATTTTGGTTAAGTGTGAATTATATCTTCTCAAATGAAAGTTTAAAGGTGTGTGATTTACTTTAGGAAACATTTTTTGTAAGACAGAAAAGTTAACAAATTCCACTTAAACAGCTCTAAACCcgtaataataaattattttattttatttatttatttatttattttgtttaaactgaATAGCGTTGTTACggtttaataataattacatgttCAACTCTTTCCTTCTATTACATTGTCTTAGCTAGCAGGTTAGCGAGTAGCTGTactctttaaaaatgtatttttcaagCTTTTTCTCGGCAGCTGTAACGCTTAAAAATTTGGTTATTGTTGCAGCCACATTcctataaaaatacaaataaataaaatttaaaaatacttaTCAGTAGCGCGTAAATCTGCGCACCTGTCTCATAAACTGATGAACTGATCCGACCTCATGCCGCTAAGAACCATACAGAAACTACCACTCAAAATTCCAAAACTGAACCAAAGGgtattaaaaaaagactgcatGTACTGCATTGTATCATCGCATACCTTCACCGGTTAGATCCTTCAATCCAATTGTTTTCGGCATCAAAAAACATGCGCGACGGGTCAACCCGAGTAGCCCACAAGCGTCAACAAAGTTAATTTTGCACAGGCGCAGTGAAGACCACCTATCAGGGTATTCGGGAACATCACTTCCTGTCCCAGCAACGCAGGGGCATACAGATGGTGCAGTTTTAATCCTCACCActtcataaatatttattcCACATACTCGACTGTTGATGTGCGCCACACCTACCGTTTGATTGAAAACATGTCACAATTCGCGTGAAAGGCGCGGAGCACTGCCTTTGCGGTTATATCCCCATTATTCAGCTTTAATTAACTCGTCTCAGTCTTTGTGGCTATTCAACTTGGCAGAATGAggactcatttattattcaccTTTAATGTGAGAATGAGGAAGGGTTACATATTAAAGGGGATTCCGTGTAATCTTGTTATCGAcatacttttaattttaaattaacctCATTCATTGTTTTTCTAGAATAATTATACTGTTCAATAAGCACTGTTTGTTTCAATTTACACTAATAATCTGTAATATCTGCGGGTTACATAAGGGATTTGATAGCCGTGTATGTCCCCTCTGAATGTCAGCAATCAGCCTTGGGGGGAGCTGTGGTCTGTTTACTAGAGGGAAGAGGGGAAGGAGAGAGGGCGAATGAAGGGAGGGGGAGAACAGGAGAgcggagagagagggagggcaAGCAGGCAAGAAAACTTTTCACTTGTGAGGAGCCACAGAGGaagcgtgtgtgtgcgtgtgcgtgctGGAGCGGCGACCATGCAGGTAAAAAGGCATTAGCTAATTGCTTTGAACTTAATTAAACGTCATTCGCAGTCGGTTAATTACGCAGATTTGAGCGCGGAGAGTGGTCCGCGACTGATAGAGGATCGAGTAAACGACGGATCGTGCTCCATACTAATCCGATCCATAATAGAAATCCAACATTAAatcccaaactttttttctgcctctcgTCTCTCTTTCGCCTGCTCTCCCTTTACACCACCCCCATCGTCGAGGCGAACTAGGCACACGTACTCCGCTTCAAGTAGCTTTGTTGCGTTTAATTCTTTCGCCAATTACGGCTCGAAGCTGTTAAAATGATAGTTTAAATGGCCATGTGTTGCACCGTAAGTGTTTATGGTATGGATTTGAGCGCTAGGACGCGTCAAAAGGGGGTCTGCTGGGCGGCGAGGGAGGAGGGGGTGCGAGTGTTCCTAACACATCTGTAAGCGGAGCCCACGTTCATTAATTAAATGGCTTTAGTCCGGCTAGGCCTCAATTTGCGCTGTTGAGCAGCAGTCGGCGGGCGGTGCAACACTAGATGCCCGATTGGCAGCCCACAATCAGAGGGGTAAGGCAATAACTCGAGGCCGAGGTTTTTGATCCAGAGCTCAGTGTGTCTTCTATCCTGGGTGAACTCAAGTCGATGTATTGAAGCTGCAGCTCCCACCTGGCCCGGACAGAGTTTATAGGGAGTGGAGAGCAGTCAGTTGAAGACAGTTTGAGGAGCGGTTAATTATCTCTGCCTGCTAACAGGCTAGCTAGCAAAGTGACACGACTATTAACAGCTCTAGAcgttttgtttattaatttaatgatGGCCCAGCCCTAACTGAGAGTAAGGGGGTGATTATGCCGACTGTCTTCTGCAGTTTCAGAGAAGTGTACCCGTCATCGCAGTTTTATTTTAGGCAAACTAACGGCTAACCAGCATTTCCAAACACTACTGTAATGCGACGTTACAGGGGGGCTTCACAACCTAGCTTGCTAGCTAATTGATTCGTCTCTGGTCGGCATAGCTAATTAGAATGCTCATTAATTAGCCAACTAAGGACAAGAAGACGCCAGTCTGGCTGTATCGTGGATTTTAATCGGGGTACTTGTGACAAGGAGCTTTTTAAATGTGACACGCTAATCAGACGGAGACTCGTCGAAATAATATGTGGTCATATAACCCTGCTAGCTTGCTAATTGGCATGACGAGGAAGTGAGGAGGGTAGCTGTGTTGGCATTTCTCCTCACGGGGATGAAttgttgtttttgctgcatCTTGGATTATAAACGCTTGAATGAAAATGCATTGGAGAATTGTGGCAAACACTGTGTGACTACTTGTGGTCTGTTTGATTTCCTGAAAACGGAttgataattatttaaatgcatgttttgCTAACAGTATGTTCTCAATACATGGATCGAGTTTCTTGGATCAGTCAAGAGTGGTGAGAAATGAATTTTGGCAGATTGTCAAGCAGTGGATGTTATGATGGTACAAGTTGCAGCggtgtttgctgtgttttgcgATTAATACACTGTTGTGCACATGTGATATCAGATCAGTTTGAACATCGGACTGAATGGAGAGGCATGAAACAGTTGATCTTTTATGTGCGAGTCAGGTGGGATTTATAACATGCAAAACCTGCTGCAAGCGTCGCATAGATCCTATTTTACATTACAAAGATGCAGTCTCAACTGCTGCATTATTCTGTAATTTGATATGGTCGTGGCAGACTAAATAATGGGAACCTCCCCAACAAGCTCAGTTAAAGAACTCTGAGGTGAAACTGCAAAACCTGGAGGAATTCAAAGCTGATTCAAATGTGGGAAGCTTGGCTTTGTCTGTTAATGGGTTTATCACCAGGTTTAGCTGTCTAAAAGTGCTGGGATATTTATACAATGTCACGGTTTTTGGTTTCTAACTATTACAATAATACTTTACCTATTCCATTCTAAAGCATTTAATTGTATTTGTGATTTTGAATATCTTAAGAAAACCTCccttacattttttaattggTAGGAGGAGTCTGGAGAGCCAGTGTGCAGTGAAAAGAATGGGTTGGCGAAGTGGTTGTGCCCCCTGTGCCAAAAAGGGCAGTCAGACAGATCTTCCTTGTCTCTACATCTCACGGAGCAACACAGCGTACTTCCATCGTGTGTCAACAGACTGCTGGACATTGTAAGTGTGGAGTGGCAGTGTGGCCAAAATCATAAGTCATATGACTCATAAATTATGACTGGATTCACTTGGGCTTTTTTCTGCCCCACTTGTTACACAACCTGATTATGGTGCATAATGTTTAATTGGGCCACTTGTTGCAGGTTCAAGTAGAAATGTCGATCAAATTGATTCCTTTTATCAAATGCTTGTCAAATGAGGATTTTTGAATATGTTGAATAAACTTTTTGGTTAGtttagaaatagaaaaagaatgAGAGCCTGAACacatgagattaaaaaaaacaatggaagAACTTAAAATGCAGCATGATGTATCTCAAAAGTCAGGAAGTAGACGTCTTTGTAGGGTGGACGTAGGCGTCTTTAACTGGAACAAGTAACTGGCCAGTTAGACTATAGGCTTACATGTGCTAATATTTTGCAACCGTGCAGATTTTTAGCAACTTTTTTGCAGCAAGTGATTATTTGGAAATCTGGCTTCTTCATTAAAGAAGCAAGTTACTCATATTACCCCACAAGGGCAGGATCTAGTTGTTTGCTATGAAATCCAAGCGAGAGAAAAGTAGCCGGAAGGCTCGATTATGCAGCTTTATTGGGAATTAAGATTAAGAGTATATGTGAAGACGTAGTAGAAAAGCAAACAAGTTGGCACAAAGCAGAATGCAAATATGACTATATGACATCATATAACACTTACATCATCTGGTAATGTAGTTAAATCTGTATGGCTTGGAAATTGTTAGCCACACTAAACTGCTGCCATGTTTTGATGCAGCTAGCTTACTTAATAATAACAAACTCTATCCTTATCCAGGAAAATAGGTTTGCAGGAgcattttttattgatttattgtgaAATTTCAGTTGTTCATAGTTTAAGTTcaccttaaaaacaacaacaaaaaacagattgACTTTCATTTCTATAGGTTTGTAAAGACGGTCAATGATATCAGTTTATTTCTATCGCACCTTACAACAACACTCAAGCTGACCAAGATGCTTAACATGATAAAGACTAATAACTACAAAAACATTCTAAAATAAAGGAAGAATAATTAAAAGtgataaaagcacaaaacagaataaatacattaaaacaaagtacCACAAGCCAAAggcctttttaaataaacaggtGATAAGTTTGGCCATGAACAAAGGCAGATCAGTGTGGGTGCGTAGCTCGTGGGGAAGAGTATTCCAAAATGTTGGACCTGCCACTGAAAAGGACCAATATCCCCCCAGTGCTTGGACCTGGATCGAGGCACCTCTAACAGATTTTGACCAGCAGGACTTCAAGCTCTGCTGGGCTGGTGGATTTTCAAAAGATGGATAGAAATGTTTCtcctttttcataatttttttgtttctaaaaatCTATTCCGGCACAGTGAAACTATCACCAGTAAAGAACGATTTTAAGATAATTCAGCATTGTAATATAAGACGTTTGACTGTTAACACCCACTCCCGTTCTGCTAAGACTTTGTACTCCAAAGTAAGCAAATAAGTAAACACATACCGACATGGTCAACTTGGTGTGTATTGTTAAGCAATTATCATTTGATTTTGGTTTAGCTAAAAGATGTTGAATTATAAGAGAAATGAATTGTTTACTCTTTTAATTCCTGGTAAGTccatgaaaactgaaaaatagctgcagttttatttaatacattatTTGTATTACTTTTAACATGAATTAGTAGTCATCAAACTTGtttcatttagctgtttttttttaaataaaataggcttaatttaaaacatgttatcctctttagtttgtgtgtggtgcctaaaaaaaaatatgaaggaGTGTGTTTACATACATGGGAGTTTTAAAGTTGGAGAAAAGCATTTAATCCGAGATTGCTGAGggctttttaattttctcagcTTCATTTTAACAAATTTACTGATCCAGTCCATACAGTTTCCCTAATAATTTTCATATAAATGATTTTTATATGAATGACACCAATATGAGTAAATATAATATTAGAGGACAAACGTCCATACAAACACAATAATGTACTATACTAAACAGTTCATAATGAAAACAGTTAAAGTGTTGTGTTTTAGACATGGAGGGAATTTTTATTGGCTGAATTGATCAAAGACTGTTAAGTTCATGCCTTTGGGGTAATTTGCAAATTAAAGACTAGCCAGGCTTGCTATGTGTAATATAACCACACATCATTGAGTCACACCCAGATGTGCTACAGAATGGCACTCTGCTCATCTAAAAGGTTCAGCTGCAGATTGAAGTTAGAGATGGAAAGTTAGctcactgtattttttttctttctgcaggctgttttaaaacaggctTCCAGTGGAGAAGAGGACAAAGGTGCTCAACAAACTACAGGTGAGGGCGATAAATacttaaaataatgaaattgtCTGCTGTCATAACACTGCCATGGGTTAGCCAGGTG encodes:
- the thtpa gene encoding thiamine-triphosphatase isoform X1; protein product: MPKTIGLKDLTGEGVGAIPAPVRQEMIVEVERKFTCSGDTLKTLEEIGVCVGQRQFLDQYFDTPEFELTLRDLWLRKRKECWELKCPAEMVTGTEEPSGEQSLCTRYKEITNLPEIYMKVKEVIKEGCKDGESGPSLDDDSWLRKLNLVCFAEYTTVRQSFTLGEEGLQIDLDQADFGYNVGEIEVLIPEGGDVQSAQEKIRNAAQKLGLTGDEQVEGKMHVYLKRYHPEHYAKLLSAHIL
- the thtpa gene encoding thiamine-triphosphatase isoform X2 produces the protein MRQMIVEVERKFTCSGDTLKTLEEIGVCVGQRQFLDQYFDTPEFELTLRDLWLRKRKECWELKCPAEMVTGTEEPSGEQSLCTRYKEITNLPEIYMKVKEVIKEGCKDGESGPSLDDDSWLRKLNLVCFAEYTTVRQSFTLGEEGLQIDLDQADFGYNVGEIEVLIPEGGDVQSAQEKIRNAAQKLGLTGDEQVEGKMHVYLKRYHPEHYAKLLSAHIL
- the thtpa gene encoding thiamine-triphosphatase isoform X3; the encoded protein is MIVEVERKFTCSGDTLKTLEEIGVCVGQRQFLDQYFDTPEFELTLRDLWLRKRKECWELKCPAEMVTGTEEPSGEQSLCTRYKEITNLPEIYMKVKEVIKEGCKDGESGPSLDDDSWLRKLNLVCFAEYTTVRQSFTLGEEGLQIDLDQADFGYNVGEIEVLIPEGGDVQSAQEKIRNAAQKLGLTGDEQVEGKMHVYLKRYHPEHYAKLLSAHIL
- the thtpa gene encoding thiamine-triphosphatase isoform X4, with product MPKTIGLKDLTGEVCVGQRQFLDQYFDTPEFELTLRDLWLRKRKECWELKCPAEMVTGTEEPSGEQSLCTRYKEITNLPEIYMKVKEVIKEGCKDGESGPSLDDDSWLRKLNLVCFAEYTTVRQSFTLGEEGLQIDLDQADFGYNVGEIEVLIPEGGDVQSAQEKIRNAAQKLGLTGDEQVEGKMHVYLKRYHPEHYAKLLSAHIL